A genomic segment from Pseudomonas sp. S09G 359 encodes:
- a CDS encoding FAD-binding oxidoreductase has protein sequence MANTPYPQSYYAASANAVPPRPMLQGEVETDVCVIGAGYTGLSSALFLLENGFRVTVLEAAKVGFGASGRNGGQIVNSYSRDIDVIERSVGPQQAQLLGQMAFEGGRIIRERVAKYQIQCDLKDGGVFAALNNKHMGHLESQKRLWERYGHTQLELLDERRIREVVACDNYVGGLLDMSGGHIHPLNLALGEAAAVESLGGTIYEQSAAVRIERGANPVVHTAEGKVRAKFIIVAGNAYLGNLVPELAAKSMPCGTQVITTAPLGDELAKTLLPQDYCVEDCNYLLDYYRLTGDKRLIFGGGVVYGARDPANIEAIIRPKMLKAFPQLKDVKIDYAWTGNFLLTLSRLPQVGRLGDNIYYSQGCSGHGVTYTHLAGKVLAEALRGQAERFDAFADLPHYPFPGGQLLRTPFAALGAWYYGLRDKLGF, from the coding sequence ATGGCGAACACCCCCTACCCCCAGTCGTATTACGCCGCTTCCGCGAATGCCGTTCCACCGCGCCCCATGCTGCAAGGCGAGGTCGAAACCGATGTGTGCGTGATTGGTGCCGGCTATACCGGCCTGTCCAGCGCGCTGTTTTTGCTGGAGAACGGTTTTCGCGTGACGGTACTGGAAGCCGCCAAAGTGGGCTTTGGTGCGTCTGGCCGCAATGGTGGGCAGATCGTCAACAGTTATAGCCGCGATATCGATGTAATCGAGCGCAGTGTCGGCCCCCAACAGGCGCAACTGCTCGGGCAGATGGCGTTTGAGGGTGGCAGGATCATCCGCGAGCGGGTCGCCAAATATCAGATCCAGTGCGACTTGAAGGATGGCGGCGTGTTCGCGGCGCTCAACAACAAGCATATGGGCCATCTGGAATCACAGAAGCGCCTGTGGGAGCGCTACGGCCATACCCAGCTGGAACTGCTGGACGAGCGCCGTATCCGCGAGGTGGTGGCGTGTGACAACTATGTCGGCGGCCTGCTGGACATGAGCGGCGGGCACATTCACCCACTCAACCTGGCGCTGGGCGAAGCGGCGGCCGTGGAGTCGCTGGGCGGCACAATCTACGAGCAATCGGCGGCGGTGCGCATCGAGCGCGGCGCCAACCCGGTGGTGCATACCGCCGAGGGCAAGGTCAGGGCCAAGTTCATCATCGTCGCGGGGAATGCCTACCTGGGTAACCTGGTGCCGGAACTGGCGGCCAAATCGATGCCGTGCGGCACCCAAGTCATCACCACGGCGCCGTTGGGCGATGAACTGGCCAAGACCCTGCTACCGCAGGACTACTGCGTCGAAGACTGCAACTACCTGCTCGACTACTACCGACTCACTGGCGACAAGCGCCTGATCTTCGGCGGCGGCGTCGTGTATGGCGCGCGCGACCCGGCCAACATCGAGGCGATCATCCGGCCTAAGATGCTCAAGGCCTTCCCGCAGCTCAAGGATGTGAAAATCGACTACGCCTGGACCGGCAATTTCCTACTGACCTTGTCGCGCCTGCCGCAGGTGGGTCGCCTGGGCGACAACATCTACTATTCTCAGGGCTGCAGCGGCCACGGCGTGACGTACACGCACCTGGCAGGCAAGGTATTGGCAGAGGCGCTTCGAGGCCAGGCAGAACGCTTTGACGCGTTTGCCGACCTGCCGCACTATCCGTTCCCGGGCGGCCAATTGCTGCGCACACCCTTTGCGGCGCTGGGCGCCTGGTATTACGGGTTGCGGGACAAGTTGGGGTTCTGA
- a CDS encoding SDR family oxidoreductase, with the protein MEAAAATNGRVALVTGAARGIGLGIAAWLISEGWQVVLTDLDRERGSKVSKVLGDNAWFISMDVADEKQVAQGVAEVLGQFGRLDALVCNAAVADPRNTTLESLDLAYWNRVLAVNLSGPMLLAKHCAPYLRAHGGAIVNLASTRARQSEPDTEAYAASKGGLLALTHALAISLGPEVRVNAVSPGWIDARDPAARRAEPLSDTDHAQHPAGRVGTVEDVAAMVAWLLSRQAGFVTGQEFVVDGGMSKKMIYSE; encoded by the coding sequence ATGGAGGCTGCAGCGGCCACTAACGGTCGCGTTGCGCTGGTGACTGGCGCGGCGCGCGGCATTGGCCTCGGGATTGCGGCGTGGCTGATCAGTGAAGGCTGGCAGGTGGTGTTGACTGACCTGGACCGCGAGCGCGGTTCCAAGGTGTCCAAGGTGCTGGGTGACAACGCCTGGTTTATCAGCATGGATGTGGCTGATGAGAAACAGGTCGCCCAAGGTGTCGCCGAGGTCCTGGGGCAATTTGGCCGCCTGGATGCGCTGGTGTGCAACGCGGCGGTGGCCGACCCGCGCAATACCACCCTGGAAAGCCTCGACCTGGCCTACTGGAATCGTGTGTTGGCGGTGAACCTCAGCGGGCCTATGTTGCTGGCCAAGCACTGTGCGCCGTACCTGCGCGCCCACGGCGGGGCGATCGTCAACCTGGCGTCGACCCGGGCCCGTCAATCGGAGCCGGACACCGAGGCCTACGCGGCGAGCAAGGGTGGGCTGCTGGCCCTGACGCACGCGTTGGCGATCAGTCTTGGGCCGGAGGTGCGAGTGAATGCCGTGAGCCCAGGCTGGATCGATGCGCGTGACCCTGCTGCACGGCGTGCCGAGCCGCTGAGCGATACCGATCATGCCCAGCACCCGGCGGGCAGGGTGGGTACGGTGGAGGACGTGGCGGCGATGGTGGCGTGGTTGTTGTCGCGCCAGGCGGGGTTCGTCACGGGGCAAGAGTTTGTGGTGGACGGCGGCATGAGCAAGAAGATGATTTACAGCGAGTAG
- a CDS encoding O-succinylhomoserine sulfhydrylase, with product MSQEWDAGRLDSDLDGVAFDTLAVRAGQHRTPEGEHGDPMFFTSSYVFRTAADAAARFAGEVPGNVYSRYTNPTVRAFEERIAALEGAEQAVATATGMAAILAVVMSLCSAGDHVLVSRSVFGSTISLFEKYFKRFGIEVDYVPLADLSGWDAAIKANTKLLFVESPSNPLAELVDIAALSEVAHAKGAMLVVDNCFCTPALQQPLKLGADVVVHSATKFIDGQGRCMGGVVAGRSEQMKEIVGFLRTAGPTLSPFNAWIFLKGLETLSLRMKAHCANAQALAEWLEQQDGIEKVHYAGLKSHPQHELAQRQQRGFGAVVSFEVKGGKDGAWRFIDATRLISITANLGDSKTTITHPSTTSHGRLAPQEREAAGIRDSLIRIAVGLEDVADLQADLARGLAAL from the coding sequence ATGAGTCAGGAATGGGATGCCGGTCGGTTGGACAGCGACCTCGATGGCGTAGCTTTCGATACCCTGGCTGTGCGTGCCGGCCAGCACCGCACGCCGGAAGGCGAACACGGTGACCCGATGTTCTTCACTTCCAGCTATGTGTTCCGCACCGCCGCCGACGCCGCTGCGCGGTTTGCCGGTGAAGTGCCGGGCAACGTGTATTCGCGCTATACCAACCCGACCGTGCGCGCCTTTGAGGAGCGCATCGCCGCCCTGGAGGGCGCTGAGCAAGCGGTGGCCACGGCCACTGGCATGGCGGCCATCCTGGCGGTGGTGATGAGCCTGTGCAGCGCTGGCGACCACGTGCTGGTGTCGCGCAGCGTGTTCGGCTCCACCATCAGCCTGTTCGAGAAGTACTTCAAGCGCTTCGGTATCGAAGTGGATTACGTGCCCCTGGCGGACCTGTCCGGTTGGGATGCGGCGATCAAGGCCAATACCAAGTTGCTGTTCGTCGAGTCGCCATCCAATCCGTTGGCCGAGCTGGTGGATATCGCCGCGTTGTCCGAAGTGGCTCACGCCAAGGGCGCGATGCTGGTGGTCGACAACTGCTTCTGCACCCCGGCATTGCAGCAGCCATTGAAGCTGGGCGCAGACGTCGTGGTGCACTCGGCGACCAAGTTCATCGACGGCCAGGGTCGTTGCATGGGCGGCGTCGTGGCGGGCCGTAGCGAGCAGATGAAAGAAATCGTCGGCTTCCTGCGTACCGCCGGCCCGACCCTGAGCCCGTTCAATGCCTGGATTTTCCTCAAAGGCCTGGAAACCCTCAGCCTGCGCATGAAGGCCCATTGCGCCAATGCCCAGGCCCTGGCCGAGTGGCTGGAGCAGCAGGACGGTATCGAGAAGGTGCATTACGCCGGCCTCAAGAGCCACCCGCAGCACGAATTGGCCCAGCGCCAGCAGCGTGGTTTCGGTGCGGTGGTGAGTTTCGAAGTGAAGGGCGGCAAAGACGGCGCCTGGCGCTTTATCGATGCCACGCGCCTGATCTCCATCACCGCCAACCTGGGCGACAGCAAGACCACCATTACCCACCCGAGCACCACGTCCCATGGCCGTCTGGCGCCACAGGAGCGGGAAGCCGCGGGTATCCGCGACAGCCTGATCCGCATCGCCGTCGGCCTGGAAGATGTGGCCGATTTGCAGGCTGACCTGGCTCGCGGGTTGGCGGCCTTGTGA
- the purF gene encoding amidophosphoribosyltransferase, giving the protein MCGIVGIVGKSNVNQALYDALTVLQHRGQDAAGIVTSHDGRLFLRKDNGLVRDVFHQRHMQRLVGHMGIGHVRYPTAGSSTSAEAQPFYVNSPYGITLAHNGNLTNVEQLAKEIYESDLRHVNTSSDSEVLLNVFAHELAQRGKLQPTEEDVFAAVIDVHNRCVGGYAVVAMITGYGIVGFRDPHGIRPIVFGQRHTDEGVEYMIASESVSLDVLGFTLIRDLAPGEAVYITEDGKLHTRQCAVAPKLTPCIFEHVYLARPDSIIDGVSVYKARLRMGEKLAEKILRERPEHDIDVVIPIPDTSRTAALELANHLGVKFREGFVKNRYIGRTFIMPGQAARKKSVRQKLNAIELEFRGKNVMLVDDSIVRGTTCKQIIQMAREAGAKNVYFCSAAPAVRYPNVYGIDMPSAHELIAHNRSTQDVADLIGADWLIYQDLPDLIEAVGGGKIKIAEFDCAVFDGKYVTGDVDEAYLNKIEQARNDSSKIKTQAVSAIIDLYNN; this is encoded by the coding sequence ATGTGTGGCATCGTCGGTATCGTCGGTAAGTCGAACGTCAATCAGGCGCTGTATGACGCGCTAACCGTCCTCCAGCACCGCGGCCAGGACGCTGCCGGTATTGTGACCAGCCACGACGGCCGGTTATTCCTGCGCAAGGACAATGGTCTGGTGCGTGACGTGTTTCATCAGCGTCACATGCAGCGCCTGGTCGGCCACATGGGCATTGGCCATGTGCGTTACCCGACTGCCGGTAGCTCGACTTCGGCCGAAGCTCAACCGTTTTACGTCAACTCGCCTTACGGCATCACCCTGGCGCACAACGGTAACCTGACCAACGTTGAACAGCTGGCCAAGGAGATTTACGAATCTGACCTGCGCCACGTCAACACCAGTTCCGACTCGGAAGTGTTGCTCAACGTGTTCGCCCACGAGCTGGCCCAGCGCGGCAAGCTGCAGCCGACCGAAGAAGACGTGTTCGCGGCCGTGATCGACGTGCACAACCGTTGCGTCGGTGGTTACGCTGTCGTGGCGATGATCACCGGCTACGGTATCGTCGGTTTCCGCGACCCGCATGGCATTCGCCCGATCGTGTTCGGCCAGCGTCATACTGACGAAGGCGTCGAGTACATGATCGCTTCCGAAAGCGTGTCCCTGGACGTGCTGGGCTTCACCCTGATCCGCGACCTCGCGCCGGGCGAAGCGGTGTACATCACCGAAGACGGCAAGCTGCACACCCGTCAGTGCGCTGTGGCGCCGAAACTCACCCCGTGCATCTTCGAACACGTCTACCTGGCGCGTCCGGATTCGATCATCGACGGCGTTTCGGTGTACAAGGCGCGTCTGCGCATGGGCGAGAAGCTCGCCGAGAAGATCCTGCGTGAGCGCCCGGAGCACGACATCGACGTGGTCATCCCGATCCCGGACACCAGTCGTACCGCTGCACTGGAACTGGCCAACCACTTGGGCGTCAAGTTCCGCGAAGGCTTCGTGAAGAACCGCTACATCGGCCGTACCTTCATCATGCCGGGCCAGGCTGCGCGCAAGAAGTCGGTGCGCCAGAAGCTCAACGCGATCGAGCTGGAATTTCGCGGCAAGAACGTGATGCTGGTGGATGACTCCATCGTACGTGGCACCACCTGCAAGCAGATCATCCAGATGGCCCGCGAGGCCGGTGCGAAGAACGTGTACTTCTGTTCCGCTGCGCCTGCCGTGCGTTACCCGAACGTGTACGGTATCGACATGCCGAGCGCCCACGAACTGATCGCCCACAACCGGTCGACCCAGGACGTTGCCGACCTGATCGGCGCTGATTGGCTGATCTACCAGGACCTGCCGGACCTGATCGAAGCGGTTGGCGGTGGCAAAATCAAGATCGCCGAGTTCGACTGCGCCGTGTTTGACGGCAAGTACGTGACCGGGGACGTTGATGAGGCCTACCTGAACAAGATCGAGCAGGCGCGTAACGACTCCTCGAAGATCAAGACCCAGGCGGTCAGCGCGATCATCGATCTGTACAACAACTGA
- a CDS encoding CvpA family protein, whose protein sequence is MPFTWVDWAIVAIVAISALISLSRGFVKEALSLLTWIIAGVVAWMFGGSLSVYLAGYIETPSARVIAGCAIMFIATLLVGAMVNYLIGELIRVTGLSGTDRFLGMAFGAARGALLVVVAVGLLSLGPVQQDSWWQESVLVPKFLLVADWSKNLILGWSSQWLASGISVPADLPFKEHLLPAKTPQ, encoded by the coding sequence GTGCCATTTACCTGGGTTGATTGGGCGATTGTTGCAATCGTCGCCATCTCCGCTTTGATCAGTCTAAGCCGCGGCTTCGTAAAAGAAGCACTGTCGTTGCTGACTTGGATCATCGCAGGAGTCGTAGCCTGGATGTTCGGTGGTTCACTGTCTGTCTACCTGGCCGGATACATCGAGACACCTTCGGCTCGCGTCATCGCGGGCTGCGCCATCATGTTCATCGCCACGCTGCTGGTGGGGGCGATGGTCAATTATCTTATTGGCGAGTTGATACGTGTCACCGGCCTCTCCGGGACCGATCGATTTCTCGGCATGGCCTTCGGCGCCGCACGGGGTGCGTTGCTGGTGGTTGTGGCGGTCGGGCTGTTGAGCCTGGGGCCGGTACAGCAGGATTCGTGGTGGCAGGAGTCGGTACTCGTGCCAAAATTTCTATTAGTTGCAGATTGGTCCAAGAACCTCATTTTGGGGTGGAGCAGTCAGTGGCTGGCCAGCGGAATCAGCGTACCCGCTGATCTTCCGTTCAAGGAACACCTCTTACCGGCCAAAACGCCTCAGTAA
- a CDS encoding SPOR domain-containing protein has product MALLDSAYKQRMVGALVLVALAVIFLPMLFSRQDEERQVVVEAPAAPQAPAVPQVQIEPVVVPEPQALPEEEPVPSDDEVAAQQAPSMPVQPSVPVVKPAPAAPVAAAKPAAPAAAPKPVAPQPAAPGKPDVGQSRIDPNGLPISWSIQVASLGNREGADALQKKLRSQGYNAYIRSADGKNRVFIGPLIERAEADRLRDLLDRQQNLKGFVTRFQPERG; this is encoded by the coding sequence ATGGCATTACTGGATAGCGCATACAAGCAGCGAATGGTCGGAGCCCTGGTTCTGGTGGCATTGGCGGTGATTTTTCTGCCGATGCTGTTCTCCCGCCAGGACGAAGAGCGCCAGGTAGTGGTTGAAGCACCCGCCGCGCCCCAGGCGCCGGCAGTGCCACAGGTGCAGATTGAGCCGGTGGTGGTGCCCGAGCCGCAGGCCTTGCCGGAAGAAGAGCCTGTGCCGAGCGACGATGAGGTGGCTGCGCAGCAGGCGCCGTCGATGCCGGTGCAGCCGAGCGTGCCGGTGGTCAAGCCTGCTCCGGCAGCGCCTGTCGCAGCCGCCAAGCCTGCTGCCCCGGCAGCTGCGCCCAAGCCAGTGGCGCCGCAACCTGCAGCGCCGGGCAAGCCGGATGTCGGCCAAAGCCGGATCGATCCGAATGGCTTGCCGATCAGTTGGTCGATTCAAGTCGCCAGCCTGGGTAATCGCGAAGGTGCCGATGCCCTGCAGAAAAAGCTGCGTAGCCAGGGTTACAACGCCTATATCCGCAGTGCCGACGGCAAGAACCGGGTATTTATCGGGCCGCTGATCGAGCGCGCCGAGGCCGACCGCCTGCGGGATTTGCTGGATCGCCAGCAGAACCTGAAAGGTTTCGTGACCCGCTTCCAGCCTGAGCGCGGCTAA
- the folC gene encoding bifunctional tetrahydrofolate synthase/dihydrofolate synthase, producing the protein MTQRTLGEWLAYLEQLHPSAIDMGLERSQQVAARLGLGRPAPRVITVTGTNGKGSTCAFVAALLQAQGLKVGVYNSPHLLRYNERVQLNGVEATDEQLCEAFAALDAGRGEISLTYFEMGTLAAFWLFERAQLDVVVLEVGLGGRLDTVNVVDAGLALVTSIGVDHADYLGNTRESVAYEKAGIFRQGKPALCGDIDPPHTLLDKVRELDCPFFLRGREFSLEIGDQHWQWRGRDARGQAVELHNLPLLNLPMENAALALQAYLLLDLAWNAEQIAATLLATRVVGRLDRRAFEWQGKRLNLLLDVGHNPHAAEYLAKRLERTPPVGRRLAVFGLLADKDLHGVVAPLLGSVQAWAVAPLDSPRSRAAAELEVALQNLGAPVASYASVTSALEAQCAVATADDEILLFGSFYCVAEALEWLARRSTEEAAHGITG; encoded by the coding sequence ATGACCCAACGTACCCTTGGCGAATGGCTCGCCTACCTAGAGCAGTTGCATCCGTCAGCCATCGACATGGGCCTGGAGCGCTCGCAACAGGTAGCGGCCCGCCTTGGGTTGGGGCGCCCGGCGCCGCGTGTAATCACGGTGACCGGTACCAACGGCAAAGGCTCGACCTGTGCCTTTGTCGCGGCGCTGCTGCAGGCCCAGGGGCTGAAGGTCGGCGTGTACAACTCGCCGCACCTGCTGCGCTACAACGAGCGGGTGCAGCTCAATGGCGTCGAAGCCACTGACGAGCAGCTCTGCGAAGCCTTTGCCGCACTCGATGCGGGCCGAGGCGAGATTTCCCTGACTTACTTCGAAATGGGCACCCTGGCGGCGTTCTGGCTGTTCGAGCGTGCGCAACTGGATGTGGTCGTGCTGGAAGTGGGCCTGGGCGGGCGCCTCGACACGGTCAACGTAGTAGATGCCGGCCTGGCGCTGGTGACCAGCATCGGCGTGGACCATGCCGACTACCTGGGCAATACCCGCGAATCCGTAGCCTATGAAAAGGCCGGGATCTTCCGCCAGGGCAAGCCTGCCCTCTGTGGTGACATCGACCCGCCGCACACCCTGCTGGACAAAGTGCGCGAGCTCGATTGCCCGTTCTTCCTGCGCGGCCGTGAGTTCAGCCTCGAGATCGGTGATCAGCACTGGCAGTGGCGCGGGCGTGATGCGCGTGGTCAAGCCGTAGAGCTGCATAACCTGCCGTTGTTGAATCTGCCGATGGAAAACGCGGCGCTGGCGCTGCAGGCTTATCTGCTGCTGGACCTGGCGTGGAATGCCGAGCAGATTGCCGCGACATTGCTGGCGACCCGCGTGGTCGGGCGCCTGGACCGCCGTGCATTCGAATGGCAAGGCAAGCGCCTGAACCTGCTGCTGGATGTGGGGCACAACCCCCATGCGGCCGAATACCTGGCCAAGCGCCTGGAGCGTACGCCGCCGGTCGGCCGCCGCCTTGCGGTATTTGGTTTGCTTGCTGACAAGGATTTGCACGGCGTGGTTGCACCGTTGCTGGGCAGTGTCCAGGCTTGGGCCGTCGCGCCGTTGGATTCGCCGCGTAGCCGTGCGGCCGCCGAACTGGAAGTGGCCTTGCAGAACCTTGGTGCGCCGGTGGCGTCGTATGCAAGCGTGACGTCTGCCCTTGAGGCGCAGTGTGCGGTGGCAACGGCCGACGACGAGATTCTGTTGTTCGGATCATTTTATTGTGTTGCCGAGGCGCTCGAATGGTTGGCCCGGCGCTCCACGGAGGAAGCTGCACATGGCATTACTGGATAG
- the accD gene encoding acetyl-CoA carboxylase, carboxyltransferase subunit beta, which translates to MSNWLVDKLIPSIMRSEVKKSSVPEGLWHKCPSCDAVLYRPELEKTLDVCPKCNHHMRIGARARIDIFLDAEGRNELGADLEPVDRLKFRDSKKYKDRLVGAQKQTGEKDALISVSGKLLGMPVVVSAFEFSFMGGSMGAIVGERFVRAANYALENRCPMICFAASGGARMQEALISLMQMAKTSAVLARLREEGIPFISVLTDPVYGGVSASLAMLGDVIVGEPKALIGFAGPRVIEQTVREKLPEGFQRSEFLLEHGAIDLIVPRGELRPRLGNLLAQMMGLPTPVYVAPKVEPIVVPPVPANL; encoded by the coding sequence ATGAGCAACTGGTTAGTAGACAAACTGATCCCTTCGATCATGCGTTCCGAGGTGAAAAAAAGCTCGGTTCCTGAAGGTCTGTGGCACAAGTGCCCATCCTGCGATGCGGTGCTGTACCGCCCTGAGCTGGAAAAGACCCTGGATGTTTGCCCCAAGTGCAACCACCACATGCGTATCGGCGCCCGCGCCCGCATCGACATTTTCCTCGACGCAGAGGGCCGTAATGAGCTGGGCGCTGACCTGGAGCCGGTTGACCGTCTCAAGTTCCGCGACAGCAAGAAGTACAAGGACCGCCTGGTCGGCGCCCAGAAGCAGACGGGCGAGAAAGACGCGCTGATTTCCGTCAGCGGCAAGCTGTTGGGCATGCCTGTAGTGGTGTCGGCGTTCGAGTTCTCCTTCATGGGCGGCTCCATGGGTGCCATCGTCGGTGAGCGCTTTGTGCGCGCCGCCAACTACGCTCTGGAAAACCGTTGCCCGATGATCTGCTTCGCCGCCTCCGGTGGTGCGCGCATGCAGGAAGCGCTGATCTCCCTGATGCAAATGGCCAAGACCTCTGCGGTGCTGGCGCGTCTGCGCGAAGAAGGCATTCCGTTCATCTCCGTACTGACCGACCCGGTCTACGGCGGCGTTTCCGCCAGCCTGGCAATGCTGGGTGACGTGATCGTCGGCGAGCCAAAAGCCCTGATCGGCTTTGCCGGCCCGCGTGTAATCGAGCAGACCGTGCGTGAAAAACTGCCGGAAGGCTTCCAGCGCAGCGAGTTCCTGCTGGAGCATGGTGCAATCGACCTGATCGTGCCGCGTGGCGAGCTGCGCCCACGCCTGGGTAACCTGCTGGCGCAAATGATGGGCCTGCCGACACCGGTGTACGTCGCGCCTAAAGTCGAGCCAATCGTTGTGCCGCCGGTGCCTGCAAACCTATGA
- a CDS encoding phosphoribosylanthranilate isomerase, whose product MPAVRSKICGITRIEDALAAVEAGADAIGLVFYAKSPRAVNVVQARAIIAALPPFVTTVGLFVNASRCELNETLDAVPLDMLQFHGDETPDECESYQRPYIKALRVKAGDDIAGACAAYGGARGILLDTYVEGVPGGTGEAFDWSLIPEGLSKPVILAGGLNPANVAAAIEQVRPYAVDVSGGVEQGKGIKDRSKIRAFMQAVRNSGGGM is encoded by the coding sequence ATGCCAGCCGTTCGCAGCAAGATTTGCGGGATTACCCGCATAGAAGACGCGCTGGCGGCAGTCGAGGCGGGCGCGGACGCCATTGGTTTGGTGTTTTATGCCAAAAGCCCGCGGGCGGTGAACGTGGTGCAGGCGCGGGCGATTATTGCCGCGTTGCCACCGTTCGTGACCACCGTGGGCCTGTTCGTCAACGCCAGCCGTTGCGAACTCAATGAAACCCTGGATGCCGTGCCGCTGGATATGCTGCAGTTTCACGGCGACGAAACCCCGGACGAATGCGAAAGCTACCAGCGCCCGTATATCAAGGCATTGCGGGTCAAGGCCGGTGACGACATCGCGGGTGCCTGCGCTGCCTATGGCGGCGCGCGCGGGATCCTGTTGGATACCTATGTCGAAGGCGTGCCCGGTGGTACCGGTGAGGCCTTCGACTGGTCGCTGATTCCCGAGGGGCTGAGCAAGCCGGTCATCCTGGCCGGAGGCCTCAACCCCGCGAATGTCGCGGCGGCCATCGAGCAGGTGCGCCCTTACGCGGTGGATGTCAGTGGTGGGGTGGAGCAGGGCAAGGGCATCAAGGATCGCAGTAAGATTCGCGCATTCATGCAGGCTGTGCGTAACAGCGGTGGCGGGATGTGA
- the truA gene encoding tRNA pseudouridine(38-40) synthase TruA: MAAAGFYRIALGVEYKGSRYRGWQRQASGVLTVQETLEKALSKVADSPVSLMCAGRTDAGVHACGQVVHFDTQAERTMKAWVMGANINLPHDVSVSWAKVMPAHFHARFKAIARRYRYVIYNDQIRPAHLNEEITWNHRPLDAERMAEAAQHLVGVHDFSAFRAGQCQAKSPIKEVHHLRVTRHGKMIVLDIRAGAFLHHMVRNIAGVLMTIGTGERPVEWAKEVLESRIRRTGGVTAHPFGLYLVDVEYRDEFELPERFIGPHFLTGFSELGG, from the coding sequence ATGGCGGCCGCAGGCTTTTACCGCATCGCCCTGGGCGTGGAATACAAAGGCTCGCGCTACCGCGGCTGGCAGCGCCAGGCGTCCGGCGTGCTGACCGTGCAGGAAACCCTGGAGAAGGCCCTGTCAAAAGTCGCCGACTCGCCGGTGTCGCTGATGTGCGCCGGGCGTACCGACGCCGGTGTGCATGCCTGCGGCCAGGTGGTGCACTTCGACACCCAGGCCGAACGCACCATGAAGGCGTGGGTAATGGGCGCCAATATCAATTTGCCCCATGACGTCAGTGTCAGCTGGGCCAAGGTCATGCCGGCGCACTTTCATGCGCGTTTCAAGGCCATTGCCCGGCGTTATCGCTATGTGATCTACAACGACCAGATCCGCCCGGCGCACCTGAACGAAGAAATCACCTGGAACCACCGCCCGCTGGATGCCGAGCGCATGGCTGAGGCCGCGCAGCACCTGGTCGGCGTGCATGATTTCAGTGCTTTCCGTGCCGGGCAGTGCCAGGCCAAGTCGCCCATCAAGGAAGTCCATCACCTGCGGGTGACGCGCCACGGCAAGATGATCGTGCTGGATATCCGCGCCGGGGCATTCCTGCACCATATGGTACGAAACATTGCGGGTGTGCTGATGACCATCGGCACCGGCGAGCGCCCGGTGGAATGGGCCAAGGAAGTACTGGAGAGCCGCATACGCCGTACCGGCGGTGTGACCGCGCACCCGTTCGGCCTTTACCTGGTGGATGTGGAGTACCGCGACGAGTTCGAACTGCCCGAGCGTTTCATCGGGCCACACTTCCTCACAGGTTTCAGCGAACTTGGCGGCTGA